The genomic window TTTGGGTGAGTAGGATTCAAACGCATAAAACGGTCGATTGCCGCTATCGCCATGGGTAATTCTGCTGATTTATAATAAGCGTAAATAAGATCTAATTGAACCTGTTGGGCGTATGGACCAAATGGATAGCGATTATCCAATGCTTCCAGTTGCTTGATGGCTGCTTTATAGTTGCCGTCCTGCAACTTCTGCTGGCCAATACTATACATTTCAGCCGGGGTGCTATCAGGGCTGACTTCATTATTGCTGGAACAGCCGGTGAGAACCAGGCTCAACGTGGCTGCGGCCACCAGATATTTTATACGTATCATCACGTGTTGGTTATCCTCTGAGTGTTTCGAAGGGAGACTATCCGTAAGGCTCCCGGCAAAAATTCGAGTTACAATAGCATATATTTTAAATAAAACGGCGTTGCCGTCAAAATACAAACACTAAAAAGTAGATTAATTTATGGCTCAACAAGTACAACTTAATGCATCTGTTGCTGAATCACAGCTCGGTCAACGTTTAGATCAGGCTTTAGCAGAATTGTTCCCTGATTATTCGCGTTCACGCATAAAAGAGTGGATTTTAGATGATAGAGTGCAGGTTAATGGGAAAGTTATCAATAAGCCAAAGGAAAAAGTTTTAGGTGGCGAACAAATTTTAATCGATGCAATCATTGAAGAAGATAATCGTTGGGAGCCTCAAGATATTCCTCTTGATGTTGTTTATGAAGATGAAGATATTCTTGTGATTAATAAACCGCGAGGTTTAGTTGTTCATCCGGGAGCGGGAAATCCGGATGGCACCATACTAAATGCATTACTTTATCGCTATCCTGAAATTGTTGATGTGCCGCGAGCTGGTATTGTTCACCGTTTGGATAAAGATACGACAGGATTAATGGTGGTGGCAAAAACTGTGCCGGCGCAAACACGCTTAGTTGAATCATTGCAGTTGCGCGAAATCACCCGAGAATATGAAGCTGTTGCAGTTGGTAGAATGACCGCTGGTGGTATGGTTGAAGAGCCGATATCACGCCATCCAACTAAACGGACACATATGGCAGTTCACCCTATGGGGAAACCGGCTATCACACATTATCGGATAATGGAGCATTTTAGAGCGCATACGCGTTTACGTTTACGTCTAGAAACAGGGCGGACACATCAGATAAGAGTTCATATGGCTCATATCAATCATCCGCTTATTGGTGATCCTTTATACGGTGGCCGTCCTCGTCCTTTAAAAGGAGCCAGTGAAGAGTTTCTTGAAGTCATGCGTAATTTTGATCGTCAAGCTCTTCATGCAACGATGTTACGTTTATATCACCCTATTTCAGGAATTCAAATGGAGTGGCATGCCCCTTTACCTGATGATATGGTTGAGTTAATTGATGCCTTAAAAGCCGATTTTCAATTACACAAAGACAATATGGATTGGTAATGAACTCACTGATTTTTCCTGACTGGCCACAACCTGCAAATATAATAAGTTGTAGCACCACGCGCCTTGGTGGTGTCAGCTTACCGCCTTTTGATAG from Providencia sneebia DSM 19967 includes these protein-coding regions:
- the rluD gene encoding 23S rRNA pseudouridine(1911/1915/1917) synthase RluD; amino-acid sequence: MAQQVQLNASVAESQLGQRLDQALAELFPDYSRSRIKEWILDDRVQVNGKVINKPKEKVLGGEQILIDAIIEEDNRWEPQDIPLDVVYEDEDILVINKPRGLVVHPGAGNPDGTILNALLYRYPEIVDVPRAGIVHRLDKDTTGLMVVAKTVPAQTRLVESLQLREITREYEAVAVGRMTAGGMVEEPISRHPTKRTHMAVHPMGKPAITHYRIMEHFRAHTRLRLRLETGRTHQIRVHMAHINHPLIGDPLYGGRPRPLKGASEEFLEVMRNFDRQALHATMLRLYHPISGIQMEWHAPLPDDMVELIDALKADFQLHKDNMDW